A stretch of the Hyalangium minutum genome encodes the following:
- a CDS encoding PAS domain-containing sensor histidine kinase, with amino-acid sequence MSTASFKPESLAREQAERPHAPRRALETNLTSLMLALETLDECIWIWNCPTDELLVTSRWRTTLGYAEGELGSRLQDLMELLHPDDRPALREGMDAHLAGHTPRFEREVRLRRKDGQWSWQLSRARVIARDEQGHPVRVVGTNVEITASKRNEERMRALLSALPDLIFRQHRDGTYLDFIVNKPDELVISPQSLIGTNIRQLPMEPSLINKIVLHLERAIDQGTLEVFEYQLPVGGRLQHYESRIIRSAPDEAVCIIRNITERKLAEERLHQQEEELRRHRDHLEELVQSRTETLLQTTRELEERQVQLIQAEKLASLGQMAAGVAHEISSPVGYVLSNLATLAQYVSTITPLLEQQKEQWKSTNVGDILEDLPVVIEESLEGARRIKEIVQSLRMFAREDSGELQLAQLNTELESTLRVVWNELKYKCTVERDFGELPMLLCHPNQLAQVFTNLLVNAAQSIEKQGVIRIRTRHEGNEVVVSISDTGKGMEPETRAKLFTPFFTTKPRGQGTGLGLSVSQSIISRHHGRIEVDSTLGQGTTFRVYLPVAEI; translated from the coding sequence ATGTCCACTGCCTCCTTCAAACCGGAGTCCCTGGCCCGTGAACAGGCCGAGCGCCCCCATGCGCCGAGGCGTGCCCTCGAGACGAACCTGACGAGCCTGATGCTCGCCCTGGAGACGCTGGACGAGTGCATCTGGATCTGGAACTGCCCCACCGATGAGCTGCTCGTCACCAGCCGCTGGCGGACGACGCTGGGCTATGCCGAGGGAGAGCTGGGCTCGAGGCTGCAAGACCTGATGGAGCTGCTCCACCCGGACGATCGACCCGCGCTCAGGGAGGGCATGGATGCCCATCTGGCGGGCCACACCCCGCGCTTCGAGCGGGAGGTGCGCCTGCGGCGCAAAGATGGCCAGTGGAGCTGGCAGCTCAGCCGCGCCCGCGTGATCGCTCGGGATGAGCAGGGCCATCCGGTGCGCGTGGTGGGAACCAACGTGGAGATCACCGCCAGCAAGCGCAACGAAGAGCGGATGCGCGCCCTGCTCAGCGCCCTGCCGGATCTCATCTTCCGGCAGCACCGGGACGGCACCTACCTGGACTTCATCGTCAACAAGCCTGACGAGCTGGTCATCTCCCCCCAGTCCCTCATCGGCACCAACATCCGGCAGCTGCCGATGGAGCCATCGCTCATCAACAAGATCGTCCTGCATCTGGAGCGAGCCATCGACCAGGGCACCTTGGAGGTCTTCGAGTACCAGCTGCCGGTGGGTGGCCGGCTCCAGCACTACGAGTCGCGCATCATCCGCAGTGCGCCGGACGAGGCGGTCTGCATCATCCGGAACATCACCGAGCGGAAGCTGGCCGAGGAGCGGCTGCACCAGCAGGAGGAGGAGCTGCGGCGCCACCGCGATCACCTGGAGGAGCTGGTGCAGAGCCGTACCGAGACACTGCTCCAGACGACGCGGGAGCTGGAGGAGCGGCAGGTACAGCTCATCCAGGCGGAGAAGCTGGCCTCCCTAGGGCAAATGGCGGCCGGCGTGGCGCATGAGATCAGCAGCCCGGTGGGCTACGTGCTGAGCAACCTGGCCACGCTTGCCCAGTACGTCTCCACGATCACCCCGCTGCTGGAGCAGCAGAAGGAGCAGTGGAAGAGCACGAACGTGGGCGACATCCTCGAGGATCTGCCCGTCGTCATCGAGGAGTCCCTGGAGGGCGCGCGGCGCATCAAGGAGATCGTCCAGAGCCTGCGCATGTTCGCGCGGGAGGACTCGGGCGAGCTTCAGTTGGCCCAGCTGAACACGGAGCTGGAGTCCACGCTGCGCGTGGTGTGGAACGAGCTCAAATACAAGTGCACGGTGGAACGGGACTTCGGAGAGCTGCCGATGCTGCTCTGCCACCCGAACCAGCTGGCCCAGGTCTTCACCAACCTGCTCGTGAACGCGGCCCAGTCCATCGAGAAGCAGGGTGTCATCCGCATCCGTACGCGGCACGAGGGCAACGAGGTGGTGGTGAGCATCTCGGACACGGGCAAGGGTATGGAGCCGGAGACGCGCGCCAAGCTCTTCACGCCCTTCTTCACCACCAAGCCTCGAGGCCAGGGCACCGGCCTGGGCCTCTCCGTCAGCCAGAGCATCATCTCCCGCCACCACGGCCGCATCGAGGTGGACAGCACCCTTGGGCAGGGCACCACCTTCAGGGTCTACCTGCCCGTCGCCGAGATCTAA
- a CDS encoding CocE/NonD family hydrolase — translation MRHAFHSLMILALLTFAGSARAQPKPPAAPEKNERAEYIRSHYTKFEYLIPVRDGVRLFTAVYVPNDASATKRYPIILMRTPYSSGPYGAERYKEAIGHGEAFEKESFIFAFQDVRGTHLSEGEFVNMRPHQSTKRGAKDIDESTDTYDSIEWMVKNVPGNNGKVGMWGGSYPGFYTSAGAIDSHPALKAISPQAPIADWFWDDMHRHGAFNLVLAFNFFASFGKARPQPTATRDWDRFEHGTPDAYQFFMELGPLSNANARHFKGGIAFWNDIVAHPNYDAFWQSRNILPHLRNIKAAVLTVGGWYDTEDLYGPLHTYSAIEKQNPGISNSLMMGPWSHNGWIRSAGSSLGDADFGYATSEAYKALALSFFKHHLKGGEKPDLSDAMVFETGANRWRRFDTWPPKNVRPTRLYFQPQEVLSFSAPSGSGSALFDEFISDPHRPVPYTAEITPFWAKDYMAEDQRFASRRPDVLVYQTEPLEKDLTLAGPIEADLWVSTSGTDADWVVKLIDVNPGKMPGWSRADDESGKKNHGSQQTLVRGEPFRGRFRDSYSEPKPFKPGEPTRVHFTINDVFHTFQRGHRVMIQVQSSWFPFIDRNPQTFVPNIFEAKESDFIKATHRVYRSTSNPSFVQVNVLPAADE, via the coding sequence ATGCGTCACGCATTCCACAGCTTGATGATCCTGGCGCTGCTCACCTTCGCGGGCTCCGCAAGGGCGCAGCCGAAGCCACCCGCTGCGCCGGAGAAGAACGAGCGCGCCGAGTACATCCGCTCGCACTACACGAAGTTCGAGTACCTCATCCCAGTGAGGGACGGCGTGCGGCTGTTCACGGCCGTCTACGTCCCGAATGACGCGAGCGCCACGAAGCGCTACCCCATCATCCTGATGCGGACGCCCTACTCGTCCGGACCCTACGGAGCGGAGCGGTACAAGGAGGCGATCGGGCACGGCGAGGCCTTCGAGAAGGAAAGCTTCATCTTCGCGTTCCAGGACGTGCGCGGGACGCACCTGTCCGAGGGCGAGTTCGTCAACATGCGTCCGCACCAGTCCACGAAGCGTGGAGCGAAGGACATCGACGAGAGCACGGACACGTACGATTCGATTGAGTGGATGGTGAAGAACGTGCCCGGCAACAACGGCAAGGTGGGCATGTGGGGCGGGTCCTATCCCGGGTTCTACACGTCGGCGGGAGCCATCGATTCGCACCCGGCGCTCAAGGCCATCTCTCCGCAGGCACCGATCGCGGACTGGTTCTGGGATGACATGCACCGGCACGGCGCCTTCAACCTGGTGCTGGCCTTCAACTTCTTCGCGAGCTTCGGCAAGGCCCGCCCCCAGCCCACGGCAACCCGGGACTGGGACCGCTTCGAGCACGGCACGCCGGACGCCTACCAGTTCTTCATGGAGCTGGGCCCGCTGAGCAACGCCAACGCGCGCCACTTCAAGGGCGGCATCGCCTTCTGGAACGACATCGTTGCGCACCCCAACTACGACGCCTTCTGGCAGTCGCGGAACATCCTGCCGCACCTGCGCAACATCAAGGCGGCGGTGCTCACCGTGGGTGGCTGGTACGACACCGAGGACCTCTACGGCCCGCTGCACACGTACAGCGCGATCGAGAAGCAGAACCCGGGCATCTCCAACAGCCTGATGATGGGCCCCTGGTCGCACAATGGCTGGATCCGCAGCGCGGGCTCTTCGCTGGGTGACGCCGACTTCGGCTATGCCACGAGCGAGGCGTACAAAGCGCTGGCCCTGTCCTTCTTCAAGCACCACCTCAAGGGAGGAGAGAAGCCGGACCTGTCGGACGCCATGGTCTTCGAGACGGGAGCCAACCGCTGGCGCCGCTTCGACACCTGGCCGCCGAAGAACGTGCGCCCTACCCGCCTCTACTTCCAGCCTCAGGAGGTCCTCTCCTTCTCGGCGCCCAGTGGCTCCGGCTCGGCTCTCTTCGACGAGTTCATCAGCGATCCCCACCGCCCGGTCCCCTACACGGCCGAGATCACCCCATTCTGGGCCAAGGACTACATGGCGGAGGATCAGCGCTTCGCCTCGCGCCGGCCTGATGTGCTCGTCTATCAGACCGAGCCGCTCGAGAAGGATCTCACCTTGGCAGGGCCCATCGAGGCGGACCTGTGGGTCTCCACCTCGGGCACCGATGCCGACTGGGTGGTCAAGCTCATCGACGTCAACCCCGGCAAGATGCCCGGCTGGTCTCGCGCCGATGACGAGAGCGGCAAGAAGAACCACGGCAGCCAGCAGACCCTCGTTCGCGGCGAGCCCTTCCGCGGCCGCTTCCGCGACAGCTACTCCGAGCCCAAGCCCTTCAAGCCAGGAGAGCCCACCCGCGTCCACTTCACCATCAACGACGTCTTCCACACCTTCCAGCGTGGCCACCGGGTGATGATCCAGGTCCAGTCCTCTTGGTTCCCGTTCATCGATCGCAACCCGCAGACCTTCGTGCCCAACATCTTCGAGGCCAAGGAGAGCGACTTCATCAAGGCCACGCACCGCGTGTACCGCTCCACCTCGAATCCCAGCTTCGTCCAGGTCAACGTCCTGCCCGCGGCTGACGAGTAA
- a CDS encoding acyl-CoA dehydrogenase family protein has product MTEAELLKEAERLQALLAEHATRHDRDTTFPEEGREAMVRSPLNTMLQDGSSWLTFGRVISLLAQGDASFATAWLMHQGAAEVLRFLGEPSQVAHFDAEFRRGAWFGNALGEPTSGNQFLMPQQQARKGEGGWRLTGAKRFVSGGEHAKYLITSALCEGQPRFFLIDKNASIRVEEIWDPMGMRATRSQLLHFQDTLLPESRELKIDPTAPNAISGGLSWISIGIAEAAMRFAIGYAKERRLPPENKPLAEMQWIQFAIADMSIRLEAARSLAMRSATASDQRAPDFPVLQMQAKVVANEAAVAITTAALEIAGGSGYLRSRPVERYVRDAMSGPVMAWSAPVIRDFLGKALLGLMGPMGPPPG; this is encoded by the coding sequence ATGACGGAAGCAGAACTTCTCAAAGAGGCGGAGCGGCTCCAGGCGCTCTTGGCTGAGCACGCCACCCGGCACGATCGGGACACCACCTTCCCCGAAGAGGGGAGGGAGGCCATGGTCCGCTCCCCGCTCAATACGATGCTTCAGGACGGGTCATCCTGGCTGACCTTCGGGCGGGTGATCAGCCTCTTGGCGCAAGGAGATGCCTCCTTTGCCACGGCCTGGCTGATGCACCAGGGAGCTGCCGAGGTCCTGCGGTTTCTGGGGGAGCCCTCGCAGGTGGCCCACTTCGATGCGGAGTTCCGCCGCGGCGCTTGGTTCGGCAACGCGCTGGGCGAGCCGACCAGTGGCAACCAGTTCCTCATGCCGCAGCAGCAGGCCCGCAAGGGGGAGGGAGGTTGGCGCCTTACGGGAGCCAAGCGCTTCGTCTCCGGCGGCGAGCACGCGAAGTACCTGATTACCAGCGCGCTGTGTGAGGGACAGCCTCGCTTCTTCCTCATCGACAAGAATGCCTCCATCCGGGTCGAAGAGATTTGGGATCCGATGGGCATGCGGGCCACACGCAGCCAGCTCCTGCACTTCCAGGACACGCTGCTGCCGGAGTCCCGGGAGCTGAAGATCGATCCCACCGCGCCCAATGCCATCTCGGGGGGGCTGTCGTGGATCTCCATTGGAATTGCCGAGGCGGCCATGCGCTTCGCGATCGGCTACGCGAAGGAGCGCCGGCTGCCTCCAGAGAACAAGCCGCTCGCGGAGATGCAGTGGATTCAGTTCGCCATCGCGGACATGAGCATCCGCCTGGAGGCGGCGCGATCGCTGGCCATGCGCTCGGCCACTGCCTCGGACCAGCGTGCCCCGGACTTCCCCGTGCTGCAGATGCAGGCCAAGGTGGTGGCCAACGAGGCGGCGGTGGCCATCACCACAGCGGCGCTGGAGATCGCCGGAGGCTCGGGCTACCTGCGCAGCCGCCCCGTGGAGCGCTACGTGCGCGATGCCATGAGCGGGCCGGTGATGGCGTGGTCCGCGCCCGTCATCCGCGACTTCCTGGGCAAGGCGCTGCTGGGGTTGATGGGGCCCATGGGCCCGCCGCCGGGCTGA
- a CDS encoding PKD domain-containing protein gives MRRRWGLVAAAAVVVLAGVLWRRREGEAPSPAPRVVVEAPPQVAPPPPPSAPSLPPVAAKSAPIVGVQAREVLATALHEELVPVVSSTVVEAIDRDRSWVCAGEPMGLSARLGGVSEPGSVHRWVWLTRDGNAELHPGRTVQWAAPAEPGKYAVYFQVCKDLGGRRVGLLAERVVEIDVRSCAPSERQDAEPLRLIVTQRRQSAFLFQTISPGSERAAAYTWDFGDGATAQTVEPQAEHSYSVEGLGTNETRSFTVRVMARSPRGVPLVATAFVVTRGAPPSEGPRPAELEVSRWSEQPDGGRRSNVVVKDVATDITWDRLERVTRYWDGGVDIDTRKWSEVVRVEEGLERGGFRGYVLVSPAEAAPGTKQILDTLYGYDSTGQEVVFSWSPYKSEAPLTPPSGEEPPRK, from the coding sequence GTGCGGCGGCGCTGGGGGCTCGTGGCTGCTGCGGCGGTGGTGGTGCTCGCTGGGGTGCTGTGGAGACGGAGAGAAGGGGAGGCTCCGAGTCCAGCTCCCCGCGTCGTGGTGGAGGCTCCTCCGCAGGTGGCTCCGCCTCCGCCGCCTTCTGCTCCGAGCCTGCCTCCTGTGGCCGCGAAGTCTGCTCCCATCGTAGGGGTGCAGGCTCGAGAGGTGCTGGCCACGGCCCTTCATGAGGAGTTGGTGCCCGTAGTCTCCAGCACCGTGGTGGAGGCCATCGATCGGGATCGTTCGTGGGTCTGCGCGGGCGAGCCCATGGGCCTGTCTGCGCGGCTCGGTGGGGTGTCCGAGCCGGGCTCAGTGCATCGGTGGGTTTGGTTGACGCGGGACGGGAACGCGGAACTGCATCCCGGGCGGACGGTGCAGTGGGCGGCCCCCGCCGAGCCTGGGAAGTACGCCGTGTACTTCCAGGTCTGCAAGGATCTCGGAGGGCGGCGCGTGGGGCTGCTGGCCGAGCGGGTGGTCGAGATCGATGTGCGCTCATGCGCTCCGAGTGAACGCCAGGACGCTGAGCCCCTGCGCTTGATCGTCACTCAGCGCCGGCAGTCGGCTTTTCTGTTCCAGACCATCTCACCGGGAAGTGAGCGGGCCGCTGCATACACGTGGGACTTTGGTGACGGCGCGACCGCGCAGACTGTCGAGCCTCAGGCCGAGCACTCCTATTCAGTGGAGGGGCTCGGAACGAATGAGACCCGGAGCTTCACGGTCCGAGTCATGGCGCGTTCACCACGAGGCGTGCCGCTGGTGGCGACGGCGTTCGTGGTCACCCGTGGGGCGCCGCCCAGCGAGGGTCCTCGTCCCGCCGAGCTTGAGGTCTCTCGCTGGAGCGAGCAGCCGGATGGGGGTCGGCGCAGCAACGTCGTGGTGAAGGACGTGGCCACCGACATCACCTGGGACCGCTTGGAGCGGGTCACCCGGTACTGGGATGGTGGCGTGGACATCGACACGCGGAAGTGGAGTGAGGTGGTCCGCGTGGAAGAGGGACTCGAACGAGGTGGATTCCGTGGATACGTCCTCGTGAGCCCCGCCGAGGCGGCTCCTGGCACCAAGCAGATCCTCGACACCCTCTATGGTTACGACTCGACGGGCCAGGAGGTGGTGTTCTCCTGGAGCCCGTACAAGAGCGAGGCGCCGCTCACGCCTCCCTCTGGAGAGGAGCCGCCCAGGAAGTAG
- a CDS encoding PTS fructose-like transporter subunit IIB: MAKLVAVTACPTGIAHTLMAAEALRKVATTRGHSIEVETQGSEGVKAPLSERALAEADAVIIAADIQVDTGRFAGKPIHRTSTAVAIRETDAVIAAALEAARVAAAGGSALAPGASLAATPPVSTPVVVTPTAATSGAPARRGKLVAITACPTGIAHTFMAAEALKKAAADAGYDIKVETQGSVGAKNTLTDEEIAEAEAVIIGADTHVTLERFTGKRLLRTSVGDALKRPKAVIAEALALPMPQGGPALSEQVAAAKTVRKGQETGPYKHLLTGVSFMLPMVVAGGLLIALSFVFGIQAAQEKGSLAEALMQSGQAAFALMVPVLAGYVAFSIADRPGLTPGLVGGMLAVQLKAGFLGGILAGFLAGYLARWLRDFIKLPRNLEGLKPVLILPLLSTLVVGLVMIYVIGTPVAFLMDALTNFLQGLSGANAVLLGALLGGMMALDMGGPLNKAAYAFSVGLLASNTYTPMAAVMAAGMTPPLGLALATRLAPKRFTLQEREAGGAAAVLGLAFITEGAIPFAAKDPLRVIPCLVLGSAVAGSLSMVFSVNLRAPHGGIFVLAIPGAVTPLLPFGLAILAGTVVTALAIMALKRTVPGEEPSVGVAGKLPA, from the coding sequence ATGGCCAAGCTCGTCGCGGTCACCGCCTGTCCCACCGGCATTGCCCATACGCTCATGGCCGCCGAGGCCCTGAGGAAAGTCGCCACGACGCGCGGCCACTCGATCGAGGTCGAGACTCAGGGCTCGGAGGGTGTGAAGGCACCGCTGTCGGAGCGCGCCCTGGCCGAGGCAGATGCGGTCATCATCGCCGCCGACATCCAGGTCGACACCGGCCGGTTCGCGGGCAAGCCCATCCACCGCACCTCGACCGCTGTGGCCATCCGCGAGACCGATGCCGTCATCGCCGCCGCGCTGGAAGCGGCCCGTGTCGCTGCGGCTGGAGGCTCCGCCCTGGCCCCCGGCGCGTCACTGGCTGCCACCCCACCGGTCTCCACTCCCGTGGTCGTGACACCCACGGCGGCTACCTCGGGAGCTCCGGCGCGGCGCGGGAAGCTGGTGGCCATCACCGCGTGTCCCACCGGCATCGCCCACACTTTCATGGCTGCCGAAGCCTTGAAGAAGGCGGCTGCGGATGCGGGCTACGACATCAAGGTGGAGACGCAGGGCTCGGTGGGCGCGAAGAACACGCTGACGGACGAGGAGATCGCCGAGGCCGAGGCCGTCATCATCGGCGCTGACACGCACGTGACGCTGGAGCGCTTCACCGGCAAGCGCCTGCTGCGGACCTCGGTCGGTGATGCGCTGAAGCGGCCCAAGGCGGTGATCGCCGAGGCCCTGGCCCTGCCCATGCCGCAAGGAGGCCCCGCGCTCTCCGAGCAGGTCGCCGCCGCCAAGACCGTGCGCAAGGGCCAGGAGACCGGTCCCTACAAGCACCTGCTGACAGGCGTGTCCTTCATGCTGCCCATGGTGGTCGCGGGCGGCCTCCTCATTGCGCTCTCGTTCGTCTTTGGGATCCAGGCCGCGCAAGAGAAGGGCTCGCTCGCCGAGGCTCTGATGCAGAGTGGCCAGGCCGCCTTCGCGCTGATGGTCCCTGTGCTGGCCGGCTATGTCGCCTTCTCCATCGCGGATCGGCCGGGCCTGACTCCGGGGCTCGTGGGCGGGATGCTGGCGGTGCAGCTCAAGGCGGGTTTCCTGGGCGGCATCCTCGCGGGCTTTCTGGCCGGCTACCTCGCCCGGTGGCTGCGGGACTTCATCAAGCTGCCGCGGAACCTCGAGGGACTGAAGCCCGTCCTCATCCTCCCGCTCCTGTCCACGCTCGTGGTGGGGCTGGTGATGATCTACGTCATCGGCACGCCGGTGGCCTTCCTCATGGACGCGCTGACGAACTTCCTCCAGGGACTGAGCGGCGCCAACGCGGTGCTCCTGGGTGCGCTGCTGGGCGGGATGATGGCGCTGGACATGGGCGGGCCGCTCAACAAGGCCGCCTACGCGTTCTCCGTCGGGCTGCTGGCCAGCAACACCTATACCCCCATGGCGGCGGTGATGGCGGCCGGCATGACGCCTCCGCTGGGGCTGGCGCTGGCGACGCGGCTGGCCCCCAAGCGCTTCACCCTGCAAGAGCGCGAGGCGGGCGGGGCTGCGGCTGTGCTCGGACTGGCCTTCATCACCGAGGGGGCTATTCCCTTCGCCGCCAAGGATCCGCTTCGCGTCATCCCGTGCCTGGTGCTCGGCTCGGCCGTGGCGGGGAGCCTCTCCATGGTGTTCTCGGTGAACCTGCGCGCGCCCCATGGAGGGATCTTCGTGTTGGCCATCCCCGGAGCCGTCACGCCGCTGCTGCCGTTCGGGCTCGCCATCCTCGCGGGCACGGTGGTCACGGCCCTGGCCATCATGGCTCTCAAGCGAACCGTGCCCGGAGAGGAGCCCAGCGTGGGTGTCGCGGGCAAGCTGCCTGCCTGA
- a CDS encoding protocatechuate 3,4-dioxygenase — MKHDEKKPVGLLLPRRTLIRGVGIALAMAPFAQLLACGGGTDDGSGTDDGGGKGNGTWATGGTAAMSGNYPDPFASGIGSACTVYKAATLGPCYAATVDRKDISEAQPGLPVRLAFLIVNPSCQPVPGATVDVWHTNPAGLYSGSDASNMCTNGNAAARASRWFRGIRATDANGRVDFDTCFPGWYSSRTIHIHFTVRVGGTEYLTSQLFFEDALNNEIISTQTLYSSRGAKDTTNVNDNVLRQSGLTDYYFQTQKMDDGALLAWKTIVVHA, encoded by the coding sequence GTGAAGCACGACGAAAAGAAGCCTGTGGGGTTGTTGTTGCCTCGGCGGACGTTGATCCGGGGCGTGGGGATTGCGTTGGCCATGGCGCCATTCGCGCAGCTGCTCGCGTGTGGTGGTGGCACGGACGATGGCAGTGGCACGGATGATGGTGGTGGCAAGGGCAACGGAACCTGGGCCACGGGCGGCACCGCCGCGATGTCAGGCAACTATCCGGACCCGTTCGCCTCGGGCATTGGGAGCGCCTGTACCGTCTACAAGGCCGCCACGCTGGGGCCCTGCTACGCAGCCACCGTGGATCGCAAGGACATCAGCGAGGCGCAGCCGGGCCTTCCCGTGCGGCTGGCCTTCTTGATCGTCAACCCGTCCTGCCAGCCGGTGCCGGGAGCGACCGTCGACGTGTGGCACACCAACCCAGCAGGCCTGTACTCGGGCAGCGACGCGTCCAACATGTGCACCAACGGCAATGCCGCGGCGCGCGCCTCGCGCTGGTTCCGAGGCATCCGCGCGACGGACGCCAATGGGCGTGTCGACTTCGACACCTGCTTCCCGGGTTGGTACAGCAGCCGCACCATCCATATCCACTTCACGGTTCGCGTGGGCGGGACGGAGTACCTCACCTCGCAGCTGTTCTTCGAAGACGCGCTCAACAACGAGATCATCTCGACGCAGACGCTCTACAGCTCGCGTGGCGCCAAGGACACCACCAACGTGAACGACAACGTGCTGCGCCAGAGCGGGCTGACCGACTACTACTTCCAGACGCAGAAGATGGACGACGGAGCGCTGCTGGCCTGGAAGACGATCGTCGTCCACGCCTGA
- the pfkB gene encoding 1-phosphofructokinase, whose translation MQAEGVATVTLNAALDHSLECPGFRAGAVNRVISHWVDPGGKGINVAAFLAGWVRPVTAAGFLGRDNVQPFEALFRAKGIEDRCRRVAGETRVNLKVLDPAGNQVTDINLPGVKVGEEDWATLKQDLESLAGTRRWFVLSGSLPAGLPEDAYAELVCLLRRKGGLVALDASGPSMRLGVAEGPDLIKPNIHELEELLGRKLPKREDVLAAARGLVAQGIGRVVVSMGADGALLVERGRALFAKPPPVEVVSTVGAGDAMLSGVLASLAGGGDLEECARRGTAFAVGTLTRHGPVLPPRAEVETLMARVKVEEVG comes from the coding sequence ATGCAGGCTGAAGGAGTGGCGACGGTGACGCTCAACGCCGCGCTCGATCATTCGCTGGAGTGCCCCGGCTTTCGCGCGGGAGCGGTCAACCGTGTCATCTCGCACTGGGTGGATCCCGGAGGCAAGGGCATCAACGTGGCAGCCTTCTTGGCCGGCTGGGTGCGCCCCGTCACTGCGGCGGGTTTTCTCGGGCGCGACAACGTCCAGCCCTTCGAGGCGCTCTTCCGCGCCAAGGGCATCGAGGATCGGTGCCGCCGCGTGGCCGGTGAGACGCGCGTGAACCTCAAGGTCCTGGATCCGGCGGGGAATCAGGTCACCGACATCAACCTGCCGGGCGTGAAGGTGGGTGAGGAGGACTGGGCGACGCTCAAGCAGGACCTGGAGTCTCTGGCCGGGACAAGGCGCTGGTTTGTCCTCTCGGGCAGTCTCCCCGCAGGCCTGCCTGAGGACGCCTATGCCGAGTTGGTTTGCCTGCTGCGCCGCAAGGGAGGCCTCGTGGCGCTCGACGCCAGTGGCCCTTCCATGCGGCTGGGCGTGGCGGAGGGGCCAGACCTCATCAAGCCCAACATCCATGAGCTCGAGGAGCTGCTGGGGCGAAAGCTGCCGAAGCGCGAGGACGTGCTGGCCGCCGCGCGAGGGTTGGTGGCCCAAGGCATCGGCCGGGTTGTCGTCTCGATGGGCGCTGACGGTGCGCTGTTGGTTGAGCGGGGCAGGGCGCTGTTCGCCAAGCCGCCTCCCGTCGAGGTGGTGAGCACGGTGGGAGCGGGCGACGCCATGTTGTCGGGAGTGCTCGCGAGTCTGGCCGGGGGAGGGGACTTGGAGGAGTGCGCCCGGCGGGGCACGGCCTTCGCGGTAGGCACCCTGACGCGGCACGGGCCGGTCCTGCCACCTCGCGCGGAGGTGGAGACGCTCATGGCGCGAGTGAAAGTGGAAGAGGTCGGCTGA